In the genome of Bradyrhizobium ottawaense, the window CTTCCATTCGCCGATCAGCAAATTGACCTTCCGGCGCAAATCCATCTGCGCCAGGGCTTGCTGGACGCAATCGCGGTCGCCGTTGATGAGATCGCGCACGGAGGCCTCGACGCCGGCCATCTCAACCCTCAAGGCGCTGATTTTACGTCGAATTTCATTAATTCTGTTGTCCATGGCTTGTTAGAACAAAATAAGAACATATAGTCAAGTCACGATTTCAGGACGGAGAAGCGACATGCAGGTTCAGGGCAAATACGACGCCAGGGTTTTCCTCGCCGAGCAGATGACACGGACGCAGGGGCTGAGGTTGAAACGGCTGAGCGAAGAAGCGTATCAGCCCGCGCAATATGCGCGCGATCTGTCCTTCAGCGAGGCCGCACGTCGTATCCAGGTGCTGGAAGCCGAGATCGAGCTGGCGAATTCCTTCTAGGCTGCGCCTGGAACACTGTCCGCGTCCTTCGGAACCATGCCCGTGTCGAATGGTTCTCCCCGGCCAAGGGAGAACATGCATGGCACGCAAGGCAAAGAAGCGCAGCTACTCGCGCAGCGCCGGCAGCGATGTCGAGAGCGAGATGCGCCGCTACAAGAAGGGCACCGCCAAG includes:
- a CDS encoding DUF3072 domain-containing protein produces the protein MQVQGKYDARVFLAEQMTRTQGLRLKRLSEEAYQPAQYARDLSFSEAARRIQVLEAEIELANSF